A single region of the Borrelia hermsii DAH genome encodes:
- a CDS encoding glycoside hydrolase family 3 N-terminal domain-containing protein yields MFRFVLFGLLFSSLVLLGAIPEIDYDYFENDKFDLVDIDEFLGRVDFKNILRERCLFIGIRNVTNPSAVQALSRDELNKIREKVNPLGIILFRENFKDARQTRELIEGVKKYLGPDILIAVDEEGGLVSRASENKKLGVYNFPAMEFVGRTGDAQLAYKIGEILGKQLRRLGINLNMAPVADTKFAPDSPLGSRTFGYSSYNIGLMVEAFVDGIQREGVFAVVKHFPGLGGTKVDTHKDLALLPYSKNFLMVNNFVPFLFGKEAKFIMIGHVLVPKISGDVGSMSKDIVDIIRHNLNIFSIIMTDAYDMGAIVNNFSLEHATKKSLSSGVDVVLIPEGFRAFNARE; encoded by the coding sequence ATGTTTAGATTTGTGTTATTTGGACTTTTATTTTCGAGTTTGGTTTTACTAGGAGCCATCCCCGAAATAGATTATGATTATTTTGAAAATGATAAATTTGATCTCGTAGATATTGATGAATTTTTAGGAAGAGTTGACTTTAAAAATATTTTGAGAGAACGTTGTTTGTTTATTGGCATTAGGAATGTCACCAATCCTAGTGCTGTGCAAGCACTTAGTAGAGATGAACTTAATAAAATAAGAGAAAAGGTAAATCCATTAGGAATTATTTTATTTAGGGAAAATTTCAAGGATGCTCGACAAACTAGAGAGTTGATTGAGGGGGTGAAGAAATATCTTGGCCCTGACATTTTGATTGCTGTTGATGAAGAAGGGGGACTAGTTAGTAGAGCTAGTGAGAATAAGAAATTGGGTGTTTATAATTTTCCTGCCATGGAATTTGTTGGTAGGACCGGAGATGCTCAGCTTGCATATAAGATTGGGGAAATTCTTGGAAAACAGCTTAGACGCCTTGGCATTAATTTAAATATGGCACCTGTAGCAGATACTAAATTTGCTCCCGATAGTCCTTTAGGTAGCAGAACTTTTGGGTATTCATCTTATAATATTGGTCTTATGGTGGAGGCATTTGTTGATGGGATACAAAGGGAAGGTGTTTTTGCTGTGGTTAAACACTTTCCTGGACTTGGAGGCACAAAAGTAGATACCCATAAAGATTTGGCCTTATTGCCTTATAGTAAAAATTTTCTGATGGTAAATAATTTTGTACCATTTCTTTTTGGGAAGGAAGCAAAATTTATTATGATTGGGCATGTATTGGTGCCTAAGATTTCTGGGGATGTGGGTAGTATGTCAAAAGATATTGTGGATATTATAAGGCATAATCTGAATATTTTTAGTATTATAATGACAGATGCATATGATATGGGGGCAATTGTAAATAATTTTAGTTTAGAGCATGCAACTAAAAAATCGTTAAGTTCAGGTGTTGATGTTGTGCTTATTCCAGAGGGTTTT